In the Silene latifolia isolate original U9 population chromosome 1, ASM4854445v1, whole genome shotgun sequence genome, TAAGGAAACACTCTTATGCCTTTCTGACCTTAGAGTTCTTGAGCTCCTTCACTTATGAGGTGGCGGAGAAAATGGTAGGTTTccggttgatgaacactagtcTTTACCTTACCCTGGACCAGTTCGCTGATCATCTGAGGCTTTCACTAGCCAAGAcgggatatcttagagatgtcccgactgagtgtggtgcCAGTGGCTACATGCCTTCGTTCACTGGTAGACTTGCccctacttcgagtaacatgttgattaatgacgttcagcatatgactttgaagatctttctccgAGCCTTGACCTGTTTGCTCTATAATAGGAAAGATGTGAGTAAGCTCAACTCACACGAGGTCATGTTGTTGGTTGCTTACCTGAACCCCACCCGAGTGGAGCACGTTGCATACAGTGCCCCAGTCATCATGTGTGCCAGTTTGGCCTTGATGGCCAAGTCTTCGACCCGTTAGCTCAGTTATGGTGATGTTGCCACCCGCCTAGCAGAGAGGTTGACTAGTTTTAAGGCCTCTTCGGCTCTCAAACCTTTGGTTCTGGTTGTTCCTACTTTGAGCAGGGCTTACTTCATCTCTTAGAAGTGGATGAGGGTATTGGATGATGGTGGGTTAGCTTGGAGGGTGAGTGGTATGAGTTGAATGAGAGTACCCGACCCGGACCATCTTCCAGTGACTGAGTCGTTGACTGCGACTGCGGTTACATCGGACTAGGATGATGATGAGCCCGCCCCTACCCGCCAGACATACCTGATCATGGATGACCTTTTGGAGGAGATGCCTGAGCCGGTCGGGGGAGACCATGCTAGGCCAGAGGACTAGGTAACCAGAGTGGGGAGAGGCCCCAGGAGAGTGAGAGAGTTGGTAAGAGAGTCCCAGCCAGTGCAGCCCGGTCAACCCCGATATCAGTATCCCAGCTACCCGTCTTCTTTTAGTCCCCAGATgcaggtgagtgagctcacggagagggtgtcCAATGCCTCAGTGCtccggaacctccatgagatggccTACATACAGGGTGTGGGAACCAACTTGGCCCAACCTGTTTGGTGGCGAGGCGTGGGGAACGATAGTGGAGTCTTTCACTCCTACGGAGTGTACCCGGCTACGTGGGGAGTTCCTGAGAGCTATCCTTACGGATGTCTAGCGCCATGGAGAGTAGGAGAAGACCCTGGCACGGGAGCGACCACCGGAGGAGGCACGTCAGGAGCCGGCAcatcaggaggaggaggagatgaggagatggaggaggatcgAGGTGGCGACCTCAAGTGATTTTCTTGTCGTCTTGTTTTAGCGGGCTTGTGGTTACTTGATACATTTGTTTTGATTACACTTGAATTTATTCCGATTTATATTTGGCCATAAGGTCGTATTTCGTTAGATTTTATAGACGTCTTATGCAAGTATGTGATGTCGGGGATGAAACCCCGGGGATTGTTATATTTTCTTTGCTTAATGTTGCATTTGGATCGGAGGGCATTCTGacctgtagttactcgatcgagtgccctcaacACGATCGAGTACCTGCCGATGACACCGTAGGGATCCTTCTGTTCTCTATGTACACGATCGAGTAcgcttaactcgatcgagtagcctgaccCGAACTTGATCGAGTAtttctaactcgatcgagtgcccctgtttACCCTAGTAATCCATTTTAGTGTATTACTTGGAATCATGGGAGTACTTGTTGATATTATATATCGTTCCTATGGCTATTAGTCACGTTCGTATGCTTTATATTTCAATACATGTGATATCTAGACGGTATGCACTACTTTACGTCCTACATGGTTACTAATTTCCTTAAGTGTCGTTCTAAATGGTTGTTACGTTTATATAGTTGTTGGTCATAATTTCAAGATAGTGATGTTGAGTAATCATGTGTTAGTAATGTCATATAAATAGTTAAGTTAATTTCCGCATTTATTGGCTTGGTATCGTTGCGCATAATTTAATCATTTTGTGTGTTATTTTCTTATTCAATATACCCACATGCATACATGTTATGAAAGTAATGTCAAGAAAGGTTAGATCGTAATTGTTGGCTTTATAATGTGTTGCTTCATCCCGTAATGTCAAGATTAAGTGATAGTATCCATTTTCTTGTCAAATTCGACTATCTCGTCgtgaaggtgaacttcggggacgaagtttattttaagaggggaagagtaatgtcgcgcgtGAAAAATGCCTAAAATGTCGTCTTATAGATACTTCTTTGGTAGTTAATTGCTATTTCTGCTATAAAATTTTAATTATTGTCCAAGTAAtttaaggtttttttttttgtatgccTTGGGTTTTCCTAATCATATGGTGGAGCTTGTGATGCAATGTGTGACTACCACCACATACTCTATTTCCCTTAATGGTAATTTGTTTGGATTCTTTCAGGGCTTGAGGCAGGGTGACCTCCTTTCACCATTGTTGTTCACTCTATGCCTTGAGTACTTGAGCAGACTGATTGAATGGGTCCAGAACAAGCCTGAGTTTAGATTTCATCCCTTCTGCAAGAGGGTTCAATTAAGTCATCTGTGCTTTGCAGATGATTTGATCATGTTTTGCAGAGGGGATAGACAGTCTGTTGTTCTTTTATTGAGAGCTTTTAAAATGTTTTCTCACGCTTCTGGTTTGAACATGAACCCTAGTAAGTCTAATATTTATAGCAATGGAGTTAAGGAGAGTACTATGATGATGCTTGAAATAATTTCTGGAATAAGAAGGGGAAGGTTCCTTTTCGGTATTTGGGTGTGAATATTACTCCTAAGAGACTTGGGGTGGATGACTGTCATTGCCTCATTGAGAGAATCAGTGATAGAATTCAGGGTTTGGGAGCTAGGAAGCTTTCCTATGCTGGTAGAGTGATCCTTATAAAATCTGTTTTGAGCACTTTGCACAACTACTGGGCACGCATCTTTATTCTCCCAAAGTCAATTATTAATAGAATTGAAGTACTGTGCATGAAGTTTTTATGGCATGGCGCTGACAGTAGAGGAAGCCCAGCTTTGGTTGCTTGGAATCAGGTCTGCCAATCTGCTAGAAAAGGAGGGCTAGGTCTGAAGCATTTGCATTGGTGGAATGTGGCAGCAGTTGCTAAGTACGTTTGGTGGATTGCTATTAAAGGTGACCACCTGTGGGTTAGATGGATACATGTTGTGTACATCAAGCATCAGAACTAGTTTGCTTATTCACCTGGTATTACTGCTAGTTGGGCTTGGAAAAAAATATGTTGGGTAAAGGAGATCATTAAACCATTCCTCCTCAGTCAGAGGACAGGTGCCTATACCATCAAACAGGGGTATCAGTGGCTTGTTGAGGAGGGTACTGATAAGGAGTGGCATCCTTGGATGAGTAATTCCTTGCTTATTCCTAGGCATAAGTTCAATATTTGGTTGGTTGCCCATAGGAGACTATTAACAATGGACAGGCTTATGAGGATGGGAATTGTGCAGGATAATATATGTTACCTTTGTGCTGCTGCTGAAGAATCATTGGATCACCTGTTCTTCCAGTGTCCATTCAGTGGTAGATGTGTGTGTTTGATGCAGGATTGGTTACAGATAAAACTTCCCCAACAAGGTATTATTGAGTGGTGGATTCAGTTTCGTTCTCAATCTCTTGTGATGAAGCAGGAGATGGCTATGGCTTTGGCAAGTCTTTGCTATCAGATCTGGATTAGCAGGAATAAGTGCCGAGTTGATGGACTAGTACCCATTCCCCGAGTGCTAGTacacaaatgcaaagcaaagatTATATTGAGACTTCGTGGGAGGAAGATTAGGCCCAGCAATAGTCGAGTACACGGATGGTTAAACATGATTTGTATGGGATAATTGTAGATAGTTGAGCAAAATAGTATATGATCTTTTTGTATGGGTGATTTtgattaatatataatacttactctttcccaaaaaaaaaaaaaaaaaaaaaaaaaaaaaaaaattaaggtttTGTAAGTAATCTAATTGTTGTGTGGGTGATTTAAACGAACAGTGAATAATGTAGTTGGTAATTTATGCATGGGATGTTTAATGAGTTAATTTGCTATGAATAGTATGTTGATGGTGATAAATGGTATGACGTTGTATGGTGTTAGAGTCGCCTGGTAAAGTGGAAGTGATagtttgtgtttgtgtatcttTTAACTGTTAACATGCGAGTGATGGCTCGGAATAAAGTTGTGTTTTATGGTCATACTCGTGAAGGTAGACGATGATGGTGAGTAGTCGGCATGAGCAGTTGGGTGGTGTGTTGGAATGGTTATAATAGTTCTTGTCGAGCTGAGTGGTGGTCAGTTACCTTAGTTTATGTTACACCTTGAGTTGTGGGAgacgatgagttgaacttcgggggacgaaattctttttaaggggggaagatccgttagggacccgttgaccgtcgttgactaaCCTTAGACGCATGTCTAGACCTCTGGAAACCTTATTAGTTCGATCTTACGTTATGATAACCTTTGGGATTAGGAACCTCGATCTaacgtaggctactcgatcgagtaacccagtgactcgattgagtaagtcccatactcgatcgagtaagtcgagtTCAGCGGTAAAATATAAATCCTGAAGTCGTGAACCTAAAATcagttttcatttcatttcttcctaaacctgATTGTTAATACCATTCTCtccttcaccaaccttcatctTTGGACCCCTTTTATGATTGGAGACACCATAGGATTGGAGTCGGATAGCGCTCTTGTCGCCGGAACGCCGAGCAtgggtaagtcatcatcatcatcgtcttccttagttttggttgtggttgtgtttgttagTAATAGGGTTTGCCATACTGTTTGTAATAGGTGGTAATGGTGATTGCTTGTCGTCATATGGTTGTATGCGGTGTTGCTGGTGATTGCTAAAGGCAagtttttcctactcagtactattGATTGTTTGGTATGTTGGTTATGTTGTTAGTTGGTATTGGTTTTGTTTACATTGgtattgtggtttgttttgttagttgggaatggcttcacgcccttgatttgccctttgTGGTTCCcgccacaagggggatgtgcacattaatggacatgggttatgcgctcgatggagatgagcggggcttaggtggtaaagactgcggtcccccactggcggtgtagaatatctgttgcgatggatattctggtagGACTTTACCTTCGGGTAGTCAGATGATTGATGGGTGATTGGAGGTGGAGTTGGGTTTGTGTATGCCGTACTTTGTGTTTTGtatttcttcagttactgaccttgtgtggtgttgtttgtgtttcttcttgtgttgtgtctgccgtgatccattatggtgagcagtcagtcttagcaggtgttgatatgtggagcttagttgggtgctttggagggacgagtctatcactgagtcatggcatggatagtgtcaccgtagttgatagttgttgttatcagttgtaccttttattttattaagttaaacttgtaataaacttaattgttcttttattaacgttatgatatttactagtcctcgggcaaccgagatggtaatgcccttatctgctaaggaaggtcttgctaaggctccttggtataaaTGGAGGTGTTACAGTTACAACTTAACTATTTGAGTTTAATGCTAAACACTTCTTTACTTGATTGTTCGCACTACAAGCTTGGGAAACTAAGTCTTGTAATGCCTACATGTGTTGGGAATGCCTAGAGGATAGGGTCCCGACTTATGGGGATGTTACAGACACTTTTTACTTAGTCAGCAATGCGCTAGGGGCGCTCAATCCTCTACAAAAGAGATAGCAGTCTTTCCTGTGACTTGGAAAGGGTTGAGACTCCCTTGTTTTTAGAAGATGGAGGGGTCAATAGGACAATAATTGGGCAGGCGGGGAAGTAAGGGACTCCCCTTGGTAGCAGAACTAGCAGCAGGAAGATTCGATTTGCTTCCACCACGGGAATTTGACATAGCTTCCGACTGTAATCGCCTTAAGATTAAAAGGTCAAAGTAAGAAGTGTAAGAAAAAAGTGTAAGGACAGAAGAAGATCAAAAGGCTATTTATAGGCAAATCAAGAACCTACAAATACCCTTTATTTAATAGTCTTAGAAACCAAAGACACACCTTGCTACTGACATCCTGATAGAATAAAGGTGTTTGGTCACATCAGCCATAACTATAATTGTTAGACGGCCACGTGCCACGAGCGCGCGCTATGAACCAAAGCTTGAGCCAAGATCTATGAAGGTGCATCAGAGTGTTTGCCAAGTAAAACCAAAGACCATCTAATGAAGTCTTCAGCCTTCGATTGGGGTAATTGATAGAGCATGCAAAATCAGCCCGTGCCAACCAAAGCCATGGTACCGACTAGAACACAAACTTGATCCGACtgaacaccccccccccccccggcgAAACCTGACCTAATAGAAACCGAAAAATTAACAACTCAAAATTGACCCGTTCGCGACCCGATATGACGCGATgatcagtgacccgaacccgaaccgATATTGCCATGATTAAATGGATACCCCAagaattattaagctcaatattGATAAAAATGAAATAGATTTTTTTGTTTAGTTTAATACATTTGCCTTAttaataatgaagtaattaaccaaataatggtCGAAAAGTAAACGTAAAAAATTGAAGTAATGCGATAAAGTAAATAAATCTGATAATGACCCAACCCAAACCTAACCCGAACAAGTAAACGAATCAACTCGAATGTCTTGCCTGATAACGAATCGACTCGGCCCGAATGGTTAGGCTAACTCGACCCGACTTGACCATACCTAGACCCGATCCAACTAACCCAATTGCCACCTCTATTAATACCGACTGattgtaacacctccatttacttaagagcctttaacaagacattcccGAGCAAATAAGAGGGTTatcatctcggttgtccgagatAGTACATATCAAACTAACCACACTAGAACGCTTTAAAAACTTTATTAAAGACAAAGCGGAAATACTGATTACAATATCCAAATtccaaaaccaaataacaatctgTCAAAGACCATTATGGAACATCCTGACACAAATCGCCCCACTCGGTAcatgccactcgaccgagtggtaaTACAGAGTATTACAGTGAGTGACATTCTGACGAAAAATGAGCATAAACACCTTCCCTATGAGTTCGGTCATGCGGACATAGGGGCCCTCTGGAAAAGACATGTCCGGAACCAGAAGCATCGCTAGATTGACCATGCAGAGCAACATGTGTCAGATCACGTGGACCTGACACATGTGCACCTTTACTCGTACATAAGTAGGTGACACTATTCACCAAAGGAGGTAACTAGTCTTCCACTCTCAAAGATATTGTATTAATCTCTCCACAAAATGTTAAACTATTAGCACTGACATCTCCTCAAGAGAAATTCGGTCGATCTGAAAGGATAATTAAAGGGCATCAGAGGGGCTTTCAACGAAACCCCCGAAACTAAGTTTCTTGTGCGCTTTCAGGGCATAAGAAAAGGAAGCGAAAGACAGTCAAGACATGCAAGTCAAGTGTCCCATCTTAGGATAATTTTACCAATATTAATCTCGTGTAATTTACATTAGCCTTGTGTAATTTTTACATGAAACAATAAGATTAAATATATTTTGTGTATAGATAACTTGATGTGATATTGTCCTAAACCAAACATGGCCCAACATGTCACCTGAATACTTATTATGAACAAGAACCAACCCGGAAAATCTCAAACCTTTTATGTCCCACCCTGGCAAACCAAAACCCTACCGTAACAGACACAAATAACCCGACTACCACCTTTaattataaataaatataaaaatatagCGTAAAACGGGCAATGAAGTCATCCTAGACTCAATGTTCGAAATTTAAGTGAAAACATTGGCAATGTGAACTTGTTTGTATTAGTTTATGTATACAATATGCATGCTAAATGCACCTACTTGTTAGTACCAAAAAAGGAGCAAAGACACATTTAGACACTAATAGGACAGTAACACATAGTCTTAGTctatataaaaatataaaatgagAAGAGTCAAAAATAtccacttttatcttctcatgcTCTCTTTCCAGCCCCCATTTAAGGATTCTACtctctttccctttccttctTCCCTCCCTCTGTAAACTTACTTTAAGCACCTACTTAAGTACTCCCTTCATCGTTTCTTCATTCCATCTTCTCTTATCTCACATAAACCCTCTACTAAATTTCTATTCACTTTACTAATAACTCTTCATAATTCACTTCGATAATTTTCTCATAATTCATCACGGGTATGTATACAACTTTCTGTTTAACAAGACTAGCTTATACCAGTCATCACAGGTGACGTTATCTCATTTAATTGTATACGTCTTTGCTAGGTACAAGTGTTTGAGATGCAAGGTTCAAAGGAAAAGGCCGATCAACAAGTAGTAGTAGTGACTGCTACTGTCCCTAGTAATGGTGTAATAGTGTCACCTACTAATCCAAACGTCGTTGTTGATGAGGTTAGTTTTTCAATTTTTGTCACTCACGTTTTTCATCATCTTGCATTATTTCGCATAATTGAAGTTTGTTTGATAAGCACACTGATTATCATACACTTAATTGTTCTATAGTTCTCGTAATTTGTGGAAACATAGTTGTCACTTTTCTTAATTTTTCAATTAATGTAAAAATGCTAGCTAGATACGTTATTAAAGATGTTACTTCAGTTGGTAGTGTAAATTAGTCATAAACTCGTTAATTAAGTTCAAAACCCGTCGTTATCAAGATTACTCAAATTAAACAAAATCTAAGTTAGTTCAAATGTCACATTTTATAATCTCTtaaaacaaaacattttattaATTCACTAATGAATGACGTACAGACGACTTCAAATTAACAATGTGCAATGAAAAACCTTCGTTGATGTTAATAAGACTTATTATGAAATATGAATATTGGCGGAAAAAAATTCGAGCAATCAGGGAGTTAAAATAGTTTCTCCATATTAAATAGACAACATAAAATAGTAAATACTCATGTTGTGAGAAGTATCGTATTAAAATTATTTAGAAAACGTCAAACACATAAGTATGATAGAATTTCGAAGTCACATCTATCACAAGAGCCCACCAACGTACTCcgtaccatacatttttgtcacaCATTTGTACAAAAATGTCACATTGAAAGCACCCCCAGATAAGAGAGTATCTTCTTAGAGCCGTATCATACACAATTCTTATTTAAAATGGACTTTTTTTTTGGAGTAAGCATGGTCGAATACATCTCATTTAACAAGACAAATGGTCTTGAAAATGTACATGGATTTGTCCTTATTATAATTTATAACTATGTTATATCTCCCTCTTAAGCATGACCAATTGCGTATCTTATTGTTTGTGTACATTTTAATTTATCAAACAACATGGAGTTAAGTAGTTAACCAAGTTCTCGTAAACTCGTAATCTAGGAGAGAAAATTTAAGCTTATTACAGCCTATATAGACCATAAAATGTCCATTATAAAATTGGACGTTTTCTTGTATCATAAATTTTATGGATAACAACATATTAATATAACGATTATATAAAACACAAAAAACTtcagagagacggtctcttaatagcgttattgagagacctcttaCATGATGGACTGAGAAAGTTAGTTGTTTTCTTTTTTCTCTGTTATGTCTCCCACTGATTTAGTGGAAGACGATCTCTCATGAAACCGGTCTCTCATGATACTTATACGGGTAAAGATTGATCGTTCTACGCAAAACATTGCAATATGTCACATGGCCAAATCCTctaaaaaataaatttaatattATGAGCAGCTTTAATTTCTAGTATGTTTCTTGAATCAGAGGTTTTCAGACTCATAATTTGAAGATTTTCATCAACACAGATTCTTATTTAAGATAGTACTATGACTATCTATCTTATGTTTAAGACGAGACAAGTATCATACTACTTGTATATATACTCCATATAAGACAAatatattacttttctttatACATTCTTATATACAAAAGTGACATGTACTTAActcatactccctcccagtcaaaataaacttccctatttccttttccgtctattcacaataacctccctatttccttttttggtaagtgtttgtgtggtccaaatttaattgtatggtggggtagtgtatttgtgtggttgaaatttaattatatggtggggtagtgtgtttccttaatatttgtgccaaaatgaaatgggaggtttattgtgaatgagagggagtattaagtttaagacggatatatagTGTCGTCTTAGGAGAAACTTAGAATCATCTAATAATTAAAGGAATGTAACAGTTGATCTGATCGCAATTGTTGAATTGgtttgatcatattattaattttattaaagaaaaatggAGCCCACAAAACGCACGCTTGTTGTTGCACAAAAAGCCATCATAATAAGTTGTTAGTAGCAGTTTAATTATTCACACTCCATGAAAAATAAAAACATGGAAACATCTTTAATCTTTTAGCAACCATGCGTTGATTTTATCCCTCCTTTCATTCTTTTGCTATAATTCAACTCTACTCATGCACCATAATTCCCTCTTTTCTTCTTATGCTTATTTCATATATGTTCCTTtcttaaaagtaaagttgttctTCTATCACAAGGAGAGAATAAAGTTAAGATGAATATTGtggaat is a window encoding:
- the LOC141650737 gene encoding uncharacterized protein LOC141650737, translated to MQGLRQGDLLSPLLFTLCLEYLSRLIEWVQNKPEFRFHPFCKRVQLSHLCFADDLIMFCRGDRQSVGKVPFRYLGVNITPKRLGVDDCHCLIERISDRIQGLGARKLSYAGRVILIKSVLSTLHNYWARIFILPKSIINRIEVLCMKFLWHGADSRGSPALVAWNQVCQSARKGGLGLKHLHWWNVAAVANWAWKKICWVKEIIKPFLLSQRTGAYTIKQGYQWLVEEGTDKEWHPWMSNSLLIPRHKFNIWLVAHRRLLTMDRLMRMGIVQDNICYLCAAAEESLDHLFFQCPFSGRCVCLMQDWLQIKLPQQGIIEWWIQFRSQSLVMKQEMAMALASLCYQIWISRNKCRVDGLVPIPRVLVHKCKAKIILRLRGRKIRPSNSRVHGWLNMICMG